A genome region from Actinomycetota bacterium includes the following:
- the amrA gene encoding AmmeMemoRadiSam system protein A, translating into MEILNLSSSQKELLLDIASQSIEAAVQGQEPSFSPVEDQALNRYYGAFVTIHKQGSLRGCIGNLTGSSPLWKTVSRMAVEAAFHDPRFPALTAAELGDIDIEISVLSPLEEITDISLIQVGKHGILIKKGPYQGLLLPQVATEYGWSRKQFLEQTCQKAGLAPDCYQAPGCQIFIFSANVFSYGHLGS; encoded by the coding sequence ATGGAAATTTTAAACTTAAGTTCAAGCCAGAAAGAATTGTTGCTGGACATTGCCAGCCAATCAATAGAGGCTGCAGTCCAGGGACAAGAGCCTTCATTTTCTCCAGTTGAAGACCAAGCTTTAAACCGGTATTACGGGGCTTTTGTAACCATCCACAAACAGGGAAGCTTAAGAGGCTGCATAGGGAACCTTACCGGCAGCTCACCCTTGTGGAAAACGGTGAGCAGAATGGCGGTAGAGGCAGCTTTCCATGATCCCCGTTTTCCCGCCCTTACCGCAGCAGAGTTAGGCGATATTGATATCGAAATATCGGTACTGTCGCCTTTGGAGGAAATTACCGACATATCCCTTATCCAGGTAGGAAAACACGGGATACTTATAAAAAAAGGGCCTTATCAAGGGCTGCTGCTTCCCCAGGTAGCCACCGAATATGGATGGAGCCGCAAGCAGTTTCTGGAACAAACCTGCCAAAAGGCTGGGCTTGCCCCAGACTGTTATCAGGCCCCAGGATGCCAAATATTCATATTTAGCGCTAATGTGTTCAGCTATGGCCATCTAGGAAGTTAA
- a CDS encoding DegV family protein: MGEKNSNSPQHSSFAVVTDSASDIPIEFREKYRIAVIPFYVGQGWQEYRDGIDINSEQIYRMQRDKGSIFRSSAPSPRDFYQVYQQLLNHYPHVLSIHISSRLSALINSAHTARKLLQAASRITIYDSMAATMGCGLMAMIAAKASLQGYTLDKTLAFLNYIKANINLYGTLDTLKFLSISGRVPAAASHISSWLHLKPLLGIKQGKVAMTGLAITRKGSLKAITSKVIRNFEHEQWVSISLIHSLSGQEAEIIKNILISRLNCTLATISQCTPVIGAHTGPGLVGIIACRLNQDVHKILTS; encoded by the coding sequence ATGGGTGAAAAAAACAGCAATAGTCCCCAACATTCATCTTTTGCGGTAGTAACCGACAGCGCTTCAGATATTCCTATAGAATTCAGGGAAAAATATAGGATAGCTGTTATCCCTTTCTATGTAGGCCAAGGCTGGCAGGAATACCGGGACGGGATAGATATAAATTCAGAACAAATTTACAGGATGCAGAGGGACAAGGGATCCATATTCAGGTCCTCTGCTCCTTCTCCCCGGGATTTCTACCAGGTTTATCAGCAGCTTCTTAACCATTACCCCCATGTATTGTCCATACATATTAGCTCCAGGCTTTCTGCTTTAATAAATTCTGCCCATACCGCCAGGAAACTGCTGCAGGCAGCTTCCAGGATCACGATTTATGATTCCATGGCTGCCACTATGGGCTGCGGGTTGATGGCCATGATTGCCGCCAAGGCTTCCTTGCAGGGGTATACTTTAGATAAAACCCTGGCTTTCCTAAACTATATTAAAGCCAATATTAATCTTTATGGTACCCTGGATACTTTAAAATTCTTAAGTATAAGCGGCAGGGTTCCGGCTGCAGCCAGCCATATTTCTTCCTGGCTTCACTTAAAACCGCTATTGGGAATAAAACAGGGCAAGGTAGCTATGACCGGTTTGGCAATTACCAGGAAAGGCTCTCTTAAAGCAATAACCAGCAAGGTAATAAGGAATTTTGAGCATGAGCAGTGGGTGTCAATATCACTGATTCATTCCCTGTCAGGGCAGGAAGCAGAAATTATTAAAAATATATTGATATCAAGATTAAACTGTACCCTGGCTACCATTAGCCAGTGCACTCCAGTTATAGGAGCCCATACCGGTCCTGGCCTGGTGGGCATAATTGCCTGCAGGCTTAACCAGGATGTTCATAAAATCTTAACTTCCTAG